One Vigna unguiculata cultivar IT97K-499-35 chromosome 11, ASM411807v1, whole genome shotgun sequence DNA window includes the following coding sequences:
- the LOC114170267 gene encoding uncharacterized protein LOC114170267: protein MWKTLSATFRCEGKIVLTIDSSGIASLLLPGGRTTHSKFKIPVPTLDNSVCNIEQGSEASEFLKKAKIIIWDEAPMAHKFCFEALDRTLNDIMSGMRKENSIFGGKVIVFEGDFRQILLIIPGGLQSSTACEILEFSDWIVKIGDGEEKEYLSSDSVDAYNAITFEFLNSLTMSRLVNHRIKLKIEVPIMLLRNLDQAEGLCNGSRLIVTRLANHVIGAKLIIGNKDGQEIYIPRMSMSPSQSPWPFKLIRKQFPIMLLYAMTINKSQGQSLDFVRLYLPTPVFSNDKLYIAVSRVQSKSGLKILIHDNENKPSSKTTNVVYKEVFQNV from the exons ATGTGGAAAACACTGTCAGCAACATTTCGTTGTGAAGGTAAAATTGTACTAACTATTGATTCAAGTGGAATAGCTTCTCTATTACTACCAGGAGGAAGAACAACACATTCTAAATTTAAGATACCAGTACCAACACTAGATAATTCAGTTTGTAACATTGAACAAGGATCTGAAGCTTCAGAGTTCTTAAAGAAagctaaaattattatttgggATGAAGCTCCAATGGCgcacaaattttgttttgaagcttTAGATAGAACTCTAAATGACATAATGAGTGGTATGAGAAAAGAGAATTCCATTTTTGGAGGAAAAGTGATAGTATTCGAAGGTGACTTTAGGCAAATCCTTCTTATTATACCAGGAG GTTTACAAAGCAGTACTGCATGCGAGATTCTAGAATTCTCTGATTGGATTGTTAAAATTGGTGATG GGGAAGAAAAAGAATATCTTAGTTCTGATTCAGTGGATGCTTACAACGCTATCACTTTTGAGTTCCTAAATTCACTTACTATGTCTAGACTTGTTAACCATAGAATCAAACTAAAGATTGAAGTACCAATAATGCTTTTGAGGAACTTGGACCAAGCTGAAGGATTATGCAATGGAAGCAGATTAATCGTGACTAGACTTGCAAACCATGTCATAGGTGCTAAGTTGATAATAGGTAACAAAGATGGACAAGAAATTTATATTCCTCGAATGTCAATGTCGCCCTCCCAATCCCCATGGCCATTTAAGCTAATTAGAAAGCAATTTCCCATCATGCTGCTATATGCAATGACAATAAACAAATCTCAAGGGCAGTCACTAGATTTTGTTAGATTGTATTTGCCGACACCCGTATTTAGCAACGATAAGCTCTACATTGCAGTTTCTAGAGTTCAAAGTAAATCTGGATTAAAGATATTAATCCATGACAATGAGAACAAACCTTCTAGCAAAACAACAAATGTTGTTTACAAAGAAGTGTTCCAAAATGTATAG